From one Leguminivora glycinivorella isolate SPB_JAAS2020 chromosome 5, LegGlyc_1.1, whole genome shotgun sequence genomic stretch:
- the LOC125225991 gene encoding uncharacterized protein LOC125225991 encodes MGSKGEKDNAAAGASASQPPADDVDSNGSVFKVSVRAPPFYPAEPALWFSQMEAQFEVSGITTESTKYNYIVSQLEQQYVLEVKDIITNPPAINRYTKLKTELISRLSASQEKRVLQLMKHEELGERKPSQLLRHLRTLAGKTVTDDFLKTVWSSRLPSGLQTLIASQTSATMEELADLADKVHDIAPQMPQVCAVGGDPYAIEMAKQMANLAREVASLKANFENQSHASRSGTRNSYRGRSRTPSSGRRRDRSASRNKDPSVCWYHNRFGDKSTRCTRPCNYPGSENFDGSRK; translated from the coding sequence ATGGGTAGCAAAGGTGAAAAAGACAATGCCGCCGCCGGGGCTAGCGCATCGCAGCCGCCTGCGGATGACGTGGACTCTAACGGTTCCGTGTTTAAAGTGTCCGTGCGCGCGCCGCCATTTTATCCCGCCGAGCCCGCTTTATGGTTTAGCCAAATGGAAGCTCAGTTCGAAGTATCGGGTATAACGACTGAATCTacgaaatataattatattgtgtCGCAATTAGAACAACAGTACGTACTAGAAGTTAAGGATATAATAACGAATCCTCCAGCGATCAATAGATATACCAAATTAAAAACCGAGCTTATATCTAGATTGTCCGCGTCGCAAGAAAAACGGGTGTTGCAATTAATGAAACATGAAGAGCTAGGAGAAAGAAAACCGTCACAGCTTTTGAGACATTTACGTACGTTGGCCGGTAAGACAGTAACGGATGACTTTTTGAAAACGGTGTGGTCTAGTCGCTTGCCTAGCGGTTTGCAAACGTTGATAGCATCCCAAACCAGTGCCACGATGGAAGAGTTGGCCGATTTAGCGGACAAGGTGCATGATATCGCACCTCAGATGCCCCAGGTATGTGCTGTAGGTGGAGATCCTTACGCCATAGAGATGGCAAAGCAGATGGCAAACCTGGCAAGAGAGGTAGCGTCACTAAAGGCCAATTTTGAAAACCAATCGCACGCATCAAGGTCTGGCACGCGTAATAGTTACCGCGGTAGAAGTCGTACGCCATCTTCGGGTCGGCGCAGAGACCGGTCAGCGTCGAGGAACAAAGATCCGTCAGTGTGCTGGTACCACAACAGATTTGGGGATAAATCGACACGGTGTACCAGGCCTTGCAATTATCCGGGGTCGGAAAACTTCGACGGCAGCCGGAAGTAG